A genomic region of Ferrimicrobium sp. contains the following coding sequences:
- a CDS encoding kelch repeat-containing protein, with protein MRASWININTATAPPPRSGASLAYDHNSQSVILFGGLAGGHGLNDTWSFDGTNWRELNPRRRPSPRHSSPMAWSPRGSHLVLLNGIRSQPTGGGAARRGISMSNLHDTWVFDGKEWEEVRPSQYPSYAQQALTTDPGSDLVVAFGGLRAGPKTLIGVIWPKEPGLKPFIDETWVFDGSVWEKRVPQLRPPARNFATMAPHPRGSGVVLFGGQCDRRPGVDDRWLNDTWVFDGKEWEEVRTPTAPSPRTQPALTYNPIVGRCVLFGGTGHLDDDRLVDLTDTWVFDGKDWVRALTESDPSPRRAVAMTYDEMSGQVVLFGGREHPWPSTPLNDTWILNIEEESNPTP; from the coding sequence ATGAGAGCAAGCTGGATCAACATCAATACTGCCACGGCTCCACCGCCACGTTCTGGGGCTTCGCTCGCCTATGACCACAATAGTCAGAGCGTCATCCTCTTCGGCGGTCTCGCTGGTGGGCATGGGCTCAATGACACCTGGAGCTTTGACGGAACGAACTGGAGAGAACTCAATCCGAGGAGGCGACCCTCTCCTCGTCACTCGTCCCCCATGGCCTGGTCGCCTCGGGGATCTCACTTGGTGTTGTTGAACGGTATTCGATCACAACCTACAGGTGGTGGCGCTGCCCGTAGAGGCATCAGCATGAGCAATCTCCACGACACCTGGGTCTTTGATGGGAAGGAATGGGAGGAGGTGCGACCCTCACAGTATCCCAGTTACGCTCAGCAAGCGTTAACGACCGACCCTGGGTCTGATTTGGTAGTGGCCTTTGGCGGATTGAGGGCTGGGCCAAAGACGCTGATCGGAGTAATTTGGCCCAAGGAACCGGGGTTAAAACCCTTCATCGATGAGACTTGGGTCTTTGATGGCAGCGTGTGGGAAAAGCGGGTTCCACAGTTGCGACCACCTGCTCGCAACTTCGCAACGATGGCACCACATCCCAGGGGTAGCGGGGTCGTGCTCTTTGGTGGGCAATGTGATCGGCGGCCAGGCGTAGATGATCGCTGGCTCAACGACACCTGGGTCTTTGATGGGAAGGAATGGGAGGAGGTGCGAACTCCGACAGCTCCTTCACCACGGACGCAGCCGGCCTTGACCTATAATCCAATCGTTGGCCGCTGCGTGCTCTTCGGCGGAACGGGTCATCTCGACGATGACAGGCTCGTAGATTTGACGGACACCTGGGTCTTCGATGGGAAAGACTGGGTGAGAGCGCTAACAGAGTCAGACCCCTCGCCAAGACGTGCGGTAGCGATGACCTATGACGAGATGAGTGGCCAGGTTGTGCTCTTTGGCGGCAGAGAACACCCTTGGCCATCGACTCCTCTCAACGATACCTGGATCCTCAACATAGAGGAGGAATCCAACCCAACGCCGTAA
- a CDS encoding right-handed parallel beta-helix repeat-containing protein, translating into MTTSRSRGRKLFGYLGRIGGGLGLALGLMVGTVTVSQSAFAAGSTLYAAAQGTGNCSTSTDACSLSTAIRNAASGDTIELVTPGTSGTYGAQTIPSSMTLTIEAAPGVVDPTIDGGDASGITLDGTSTNPSNLTLIGVTISGATVNHNGGGIADFHSSLTIDDSTISGNSAGDGGNKNGGGIYSDGGTLTIDNSTISGNSAGDGGGGIEGLTGVVTINDSTISGNSANTGGGIYDVAGTLTIDNSTVGRNSAILSGGGIYQIGEFSVSDSTISGNSSEGYGGGIYIANGTGTIDNSTISGNSANTGGGIDSYIGNLTINDSTISGATASGGLSSGGVINNSASLNLTGDLIATPGNPSGACTLGTVGSAAYVVTGNQSCDPDRPTDVYSTTAGIDLTPIVTNGVVGAIEPTADNPAIGAIETSKGLCPPADQRGYVPVSGATTCDAGAYQTSYVQPEITFTPPSRGVVGTTYTPVTSSPSPLVVTFLLLKTHPGPDVCSISTKGVVLFEHAGICTIKASQSGGIEQGYYYAPAHSVVREILLHGRPTVPGRPRL; encoded by the coding sequence ATGACTACCTCTCGATCACGAGGGCGAAAGCTCTTTGGGTACTTGGGTCGTATTGGTGGAGGGCTTGGGTTAGCCCTTGGTCTGATGGTTGGGACTGTTACGGTTTCTCAAAGCGCCTTTGCTGCGGGGAGCACTCTGTATGCTGCCGCACAGGGAACGGGCAACTGCTCAACAAGCACTGATGCTTGTTCTCTAAGCACTGCGATCAGGAACGCGGCCTCTGGCGATACCATCGAACTCGTCACACCTGGGACTAGTGGGACCTATGGTGCTCAGACCATACCCAGCTCCATGACCCTCACCATCGAGGCTGCTCCTGGGGTTGTGGATCCCACGATTGATGGCGGCGATGCGTCGGGTATCACGCTTGATGGCACCAGCACCAATCCCTCCAACCTTACCCTGATTGGTGTAACAATCTCAGGTGCTACTGTGAACCACAACGGCGGGGGCATTGCGGATTTTCACAGTAGCCTTACTATCGACGACTCGACGATATCGGGAAATAGCGCAGGTGACGGTGGGAACAAAAACGGCGGAGGAATCTATTCCGACGGTGGTACCCTCACCATCGACAACTCGACGATATCGGGAAATAGCGCAGGTGACGGTGGAGGAGGAATCGAAGGCTTGACTGGTGTTGTCACCATCAATGACTCCACGATCTCGGGCAACAGCGCAAACACCGGTGGGGGGATCTATGATGTCGCCGGTACCCTCACCATCGACAACTCGACGGTTGGACGCAACAGTGCCATCCTTTCGGGTGGTGGCATCTATCAGATAGGGGAATTCTCGGTCAGCGACTCGACAATCTCCGGGAATAGCAGCGAAGGCTACGGCGGCGGGATTTATATAGCCAATGGCACTGGCACCATCGACAACTCGACGATCTCTGGAAACAGCGCAAACACTGGTGGAGGGATTGACAGCTACATCGGTAACCTCACCATCAACGACTCGACGATTTCTGGCGCCACTGCGAGTGGTGGCTTGAGCTCTGGCGGCGTGATCAATAATTCCGCAAGCCTCAATCTCACTGGTGACCTGATCGCGACCCCTGGCAACCCTTCTGGGGCCTGCACCCTTGGAACCGTCGGCTCTGCTGCGTATGTGGTGACCGGGAACCAATCGTGTGATCCAGATAGACCCACTGATGTCTATTCCACGACAGCTGGCATTGACCTCACGCCGATTGTTACCAATGGCGTCGTTGGGGCAATCGAACCCACCGCTGATAATCCCGCCATCGGTGCCATCGAAACCTCGAAGGGCCTCTGCCCCCCAGCCGATCAGCGTGGTTATGTTCCGGTCTCGGGTGCAACTACCTGTGATGCTGGCGCCTATCAGACGAGCTATGTCCAGCCTGAGATCACATTCACCCCACCTTCGAGGGGAGTAGTCGGCACTACGTATACTCCAGTGACAAGCTCGCCGTCTCCTCTGGTGGTGACCTTCTTGCTCCTTAAGACCCACCCTGGCCCTGACGTCTGTTCGATCTCAACCAAAGGCGTAGTGTTGTTTGAACATGCAGGAATCTGCACTATCAAAGCCAGTCAGTCAGGTGGCATCGAGCAGGGTTATTACTATGCCCCCGCCCACAGTGTCGTCCGCGAGATACTACTTCACGGACGACCCACCGTACCCGGTAGACCTCGTCTGTAA
- a CDS encoding AMP-binding protein, which produces MVIDAKEQSLEGQPWVLGEAIYRSPAITAGYYLDAAATAEAFRGGWFHLRDSCVYDEQGLRVMVDRFKDIVKSGGENVSTIRVEAVLAQHPGVMRAAVIGVPDDRWGEAVTAVVVPSDPEEVNEAELIAFCRERLAGFETPKSVIFVEALPETVGGKVLKYKLRQQFC; this is translated from the coding sequence GTGGTAATTGACGCCAAGGAACAATCACTCGAGGGTCAACCCTGGGTGCTTGGCGAGGCGATCTATCGATCCCCGGCCATCACTGCCGGATATTACCTCGATGCAGCGGCCACCGCCGAGGCATTCCGCGGAGGATGGTTCCACTTGAGAGATAGTTGTGTCTATGACGAGCAAGGTCTACGCGTCATGGTCGATCGCTTCAAGGATATCGTGAAGTCTGGCGGTGAAAATGTCTCCACCATCCGTGTCGAAGCAGTTTTGGCCCAGCACCCGGGAGTGATGCGAGCTGCGGTGATCGGAGTCCCCGATGATCGCTGGGGAGAGGCAGTCACCGCAGTGGTGGTTCCGAGCGACCCTGAGGAAGTCAACGAAGCAGAGCTTATTGCGTTTTGCCGCGAGCGGCTTGCGGGATTTGAAACTCCAAAGTCCGTCATCTTTGTCGAGGCGTTGCCAGAGACAGTGGGGGGTAAGGTGCTAAAGTACAAGCTTCGTCAACAGTTTTGTTGA
- a CDS encoding type II toxin-antitoxin system VapC family toxin, with the protein MRDLVLDASVVIKWFVSEQRGSPEAHKLLNDYQAGQFSVVVPSLFFLEVLNVAGRGWQWDGEAVIQLAEALGNLSFEVAEPALLTVAHWVSLGLTAYDAAYVALAEERGLLLVTDDDKIFEVAPAISRALVQK; encoded by the coding sequence TTGAGGGACCTCGTTCTTGATGCCTCGGTTGTGATTAAGTGGTTTGTCAGCGAGCAGCGAGGATCCCCGGAGGCTCATAAGCTGCTCAACGACTATCAGGCGGGCCAATTTTCGGTGGTTGTTCCTTCACTCTTCTTCTTGGAAGTGCTGAACGTCGCCGGGAGAGGCTGGCAATGGGACGGCGAGGCAGTTATCCAGCTCGCCGAGGCTCTCGGTAACCTCTCTTTCGAGGTAGCTGAGCCAGCGCTACTGACGGTGGCTCACTGGGTGTCTTTGGGACTTACCGCTTACGACGCGGCCTATGTGGCGCTGGCGGAGGAGCGAGGTCTATTACTCGTGACCGACGATGACAAGATCTTCGAAGTGGCTCCCGCAATAAGTCGTGCACTTGTTCAAAAATGA